One Glycine max cultivar Williams 82 chromosome 6, Glycine_max_v4.0, whole genome shotgun sequence DNA segment encodes these proteins:
- the LOC100780306 gene encoding phytolongin Phyl2.2, protein MPLKKEAMISNPELIHYACIARSETILGQHQSEKEPNMEALAAQCVAQAPPNHTLFSHTVHNRTYTFLIDPPFVFFAISHHSLLKSQTLPFLHCIRSSFRQTLPPSSNNNHHFAPLSFQSQFTSIFQNALHHHHHHHHHQLQASPPPPPPPLNPPPQGLKKKKRPNDAPGTLDVSDDVVSLKPHHQPLNYNHSNKAKHVWKKHVWVLLILDLFVCAVLFVIWLWVCSGFKCMAY, encoded by the coding sequence ATGCCATTGAAGAAAGAAGCAATGATTTCGAATCCAGAATTGATCCACTACGCGTGCATTGCTCGATCGGAGACGATCCTGGGGCAGCACCAGAGCGAGAAGGAGCCTAACATGGAGGCCTTAGCAGCCCAATGCGTGGCCCAAGCCCCTCCCAACCACACCCTCTTCTCCCACACCGTCCATAACCGCACCTACACCTTCCTCATCGACCCTCCCTTCGTCTTCTTCGCCATCTCCCACCACTCTCTCCTCAAATCCCAAACCCTCCCTTTCCTCCACTGCATCAGATCCTCCTTCCGCCAAACCCTACCACCCTCTTCCAACAATAATCACCATTTTGCCCCTCTCTCTTTCCAATCCCAATTCACCTCCATCTTCCAAAACGCgcttcaccaccaccaccaccaccaccaccatcagctACAAgcctctcctcctcctcctcctcctcctctgaACCCTCCACCTCAGGgcttgaagaaaaagaaaaggcctAACGACGCGCCTGGCACGCTCGACGTCTCCGACGACGTCGTTTCGCTCAAGCCCCACCACCAGCCTCTCAACTACAACCACAGCAACAAGGCCAAACACGTGTGGAAGAAACACGTGTGGGTCCTCCTCATCCTTGACTTGTTCGTCTGCGCGGTTCTCTTCGTCATCTGGTTGTGGGTCTGCAGCGGCTTCAAGTGCATGGCCTATTGA
- the LOC100780847 gene encoding PP2A regulatory subunit TAP46 isoform X1, whose product MEDVPLPALFEQARKIHNSATATASAADQVRFSLLILSLFFFFCVLHRFVFGVREVVKKGCEALHRCEDMVNNLGLFSPNETKEDISTTNLKYILVPFYLAELTEKLAQDDRIHILKASQAKLKEFISFCEAMELVPKEELESYIEGASKTVADQRARKIARFKRQRAAESKLLEIKEQKERRGRSTKAAALSTPVEAGEEEVLDDDGEEEREAWITTISLAICKALDLLDMLKKEEEMLSAVKDRQSKDGDKEFSKDVLDERAKKAEAWHHDSAVRARYTKPSSPITCATFAQDVLEGRAKASQAHDHKHQPLIFGPASLVNGNITTERERMAAQVFQPSHRMPTMSIEEAGLKEMEIMNKWQERNVRLMEEANSSWHNDRKSKPGEDDDEDDAAQEKARAWDDWKDDNPRGAGNKRLTPCG is encoded by the exons ATGGAGGACGTGCCGTTGCCGGCGCTCTTTGAGCAAGCCCGCAAGATCCACAACTCAGCCACCGCCACCGCCTCCGCCGCCGACCAGGTACGCTTTAGTCTTCTCAttctgtctctttttttttttttttgtgttcttcATCGCTTTGTTTTTGGGGTTCGGGAGGTTGTGAAGAAGGGGTGCGAGGCTCTGCATAGATGCGAGGACATGGTCAATAACCTAGGTTTGTTCTCTCCCAACGAGACCAAAGAAGATATCAGCACCACCAATCTCAAGTACATTCTG GTGCCATTTTATCTTGCGGAGTTGACAGAAAAATTAGCACAGGATGACAGGATACATATTCTAAAGGCTTCCCAGGCAAAACTAAAG gagtttatttcattttgcgaAGCAATGGAGCTGGTCCCAAAAGAGGAGTTAGAATCTTACATTGAAGGGGCATCAAAAACTGTTGCTGATCAGAGGGCCAGGAag ATCGCTAGGTTCAAACGTCAGAGAGCTGCAGAATCAAAGTTGTTGGAAATAAAAGAGCAAAAGGAACGGCGTGGGCGTTCTACTAAAGCAGCTGCCCTGTCCACCCCTGTTGAGGCAGGAGAGGAAGAAGTATTGGATGATGAtggggaagaagaaagagag GCTTGGATCACTACCATATCTTTGGCAATCTGTAAG GCACTAGATCTGCTGGATATGTTGAAGAAAGAGGAAGAGATGCTTTCTGCTGTTAAGGATAGACAATCCAAG GATGGGGATAAGGAGTTCTCTAAGGATGTTCTTGATGAACGTGCCAAGAAAGCAGAAGCTTGGCATCATGATTCTGCAGTTCGTGCACGGTACACTAAGCCATCATCACCAATCACATGTGCCACTTTCGCCCAAGATGTTCTAGAAGGAAGAGCAAAGGCTTCACAAGCACACGATCACAAGCATCAACCACTAATATTTGGACCGGCTAGCCTTGTAAATGGAAACATAACAACTGAGAGAGAAAGAATGGCAGCTCAGGTCTTCCAACCTAGTCATAG GATGCCAACTATGAGCATTGAGGAAGCTGGGCTAAAAGAAATGGAAATAATGAACAAATGGCAAGAGAGAAATGTCAGACTCATGGAAGAAGCCAATTCATCTTGGCACAACGATAGGAAGTCAAAGCCAGGAGAAGacgatgatgaagatgatgctGCACAGGAGAAAGCAAGGGCTTGGGATGACTGGAAGGATGATAATCCACGAGGTGCAGGAAATAAGAGACTTACCCCTTGTGGGTAA
- the LOC100780847 gene encoding PP2A regulatory subunit TAP46 isoform X2, whose translation MEDVPLPALFEQARKIHNSATATASAADQVVKKGCEALHRCEDMVNNLGLFSPNETKEDISTTNLKYILVPFYLAELTEKLAQDDRIHILKASQAKLKEFISFCEAMELVPKEELESYIEGASKTVADQRARKIARFKRQRAAESKLLEIKEQKERRGRSTKAAALSTPVEAGEEEVLDDDGEEEREAWITTISLAICKALDLLDMLKKEEEMLSAVKDRQSKDGDKEFSKDVLDERAKKAEAWHHDSAVRARYTKPSSPITCATFAQDVLEGRAKASQAHDHKHQPLIFGPASLVNGNITTERERMAAQVFQPSHRMPTMSIEEAGLKEMEIMNKWQERNVRLMEEANSSWHNDRKSKPGEDDDEDDAAQEKARAWDDWKDDNPRGAGNKRLTPCG comes from the exons ATGGAGGACGTGCCGTTGCCGGCGCTCTTTGAGCAAGCCCGCAAGATCCACAACTCAGCCACCGCCACCGCCTCCGCCGCCGACCAG GTTGTGAAGAAGGGGTGCGAGGCTCTGCATAGATGCGAGGACATGGTCAATAACCTAGGTTTGTTCTCTCCCAACGAGACCAAAGAAGATATCAGCACCACCAATCTCAAGTACATTCTG GTGCCATTTTATCTTGCGGAGTTGACAGAAAAATTAGCACAGGATGACAGGATACATATTCTAAAGGCTTCCCAGGCAAAACTAAAG gagtttatttcattttgcgaAGCAATGGAGCTGGTCCCAAAAGAGGAGTTAGAATCTTACATTGAAGGGGCATCAAAAACTGTTGCTGATCAGAGGGCCAGGAag ATCGCTAGGTTCAAACGTCAGAGAGCTGCAGAATCAAAGTTGTTGGAAATAAAAGAGCAAAAGGAACGGCGTGGGCGTTCTACTAAAGCAGCTGCCCTGTCCACCCCTGTTGAGGCAGGAGAGGAAGAAGTATTGGATGATGAtggggaagaagaaagagag GCTTGGATCACTACCATATCTTTGGCAATCTGTAAG GCACTAGATCTGCTGGATATGTTGAAGAAAGAGGAAGAGATGCTTTCTGCTGTTAAGGATAGACAATCCAAG GATGGGGATAAGGAGTTCTCTAAGGATGTTCTTGATGAACGTGCCAAGAAAGCAGAAGCTTGGCATCATGATTCTGCAGTTCGTGCACGGTACACTAAGCCATCATCACCAATCACATGTGCCACTTTCGCCCAAGATGTTCTAGAAGGAAGAGCAAAGGCTTCACAAGCACACGATCACAAGCATCAACCACTAATATTTGGACCGGCTAGCCTTGTAAATGGAAACATAACAACTGAGAGAGAAAGAATGGCAGCTCAGGTCTTCCAACCTAGTCATAG GATGCCAACTATGAGCATTGAGGAAGCTGGGCTAAAAGAAATGGAAATAATGAACAAATGGCAAGAGAGAAATGTCAGACTCATGGAAGAAGCCAATTCATCTTGGCACAACGATAGGAAGTCAAAGCCAGGAGAAGacgatgatgaagatgatgctGCACAGGAGAAAGCAAGGGCTTGGGATGACTGGAAGGATGATAATCCACGAGGTGCAGGAAATAAGAGACTTACCCCTTGTGGGTAA
- the LOC100780847 gene encoding PP2A regulatory subunit TAP46 isoform X3, which produces MEDVPLPALFEQARKIHNSATATASAADQKGCEALHRCEDMVNNLGLFSPNETKEDISTTNLKYILVPFYLAELTEKLAQDDRIHILKASQAKLKEFISFCEAMELVPKEELESYIEGASKTVADQRARKIARFKRQRAAESKLLEIKEQKERRGRSTKAAALSTPVEAGEEEVLDDDGEEEREAWITTISLAICKALDLLDMLKKEEEMLSAVKDRQSKDGDKEFSKDVLDERAKKAEAWHHDSAVRARYTKPSSPITCATFAQDVLEGRAKASQAHDHKHQPLIFGPASLVNGNITTERERMAAQVFQPSHRMPTMSIEEAGLKEMEIMNKWQERNVRLMEEANSSWHNDRKSKPGEDDDEDDAAQEKARAWDDWKDDNPRGAGNKRLTPCG; this is translated from the exons ATGGAGGACGTGCCGTTGCCGGCGCTCTTTGAGCAAGCCCGCAAGATCCACAACTCAGCCACCGCCACCGCCTCCGCCGCCGACCAG AAGGGGTGCGAGGCTCTGCATAGATGCGAGGACATGGTCAATAACCTAGGTTTGTTCTCTCCCAACGAGACCAAAGAAGATATCAGCACCACCAATCTCAAGTACATTCTG GTGCCATTTTATCTTGCGGAGTTGACAGAAAAATTAGCACAGGATGACAGGATACATATTCTAAAGGCTTCCCAGGCAAAACTAAAG gagtttatttcattttgcgaAGCAATGGAGCTGGTCCCAAAAGAGGAGTTAGAATCTTACATTGAAGGGGCATCAAAAACTGTTGCTGATCAGAGGGCCAGGAag ATCGCTAGGTTCAAACGTCAGAGAGCTGCAGAATCAAAGTTGTTGGAAATAAAAGAGCAAAAGGAACGGCGTGGGCGTTCTACTAAAGCAGCTGCCCTGTCCACCCCTGTTGAGGCAGGAGAGGAAGAAGTATTGGATGATGAtggggaagaagaaagagag GCTTGGATCACTACCATATCTTTGGCAATCTGTAAG GCACTAGATCTGCTGGATATGTTGAAGAAAGAGGAAGAGATGCTTTCTGCTGTTAAGGATAGACAATCCAAG GATGGGGATAAGGAGTTCTCTAAGGATGTTCTTGATGAACGTGCCAAGAAAGCAGAAGCTTGGCATCATGATTCTGCAGTTCGTGCACGGTACACTAAGCCATCATCACCAATCACATGTGCCACTTTCGCCCAAGATGTTCTAGAAGGAAGAGCAAAGGCTTCACAAGCACACGATCACAAGCATCAACCACTAATATTTGGACCGGCTAGCCTTGTAAATGGAAACATAACAACTGAGAGAGAAAGAATGGCAGCTCAGGTCTTCCAACCTAGTCATAG GATGCCAACTATGAGCATTGAGGAAGCTGGGCTAAAAGAAATGGAAATAATGAACAAATGGCAAGAGAGAAATGTCAGACTCATGGAAGAAGCCAATTCATCTTGGCACAACGATAGGAAGTCAAAGCCAGGAGAAGacgatgatgaagatgatgctGCACAGGAGAAAGCAAGGGCTTGGGATGACTGGAAGGATGATAATCCACGAGGTGCAGGAAATAAGAGACTTACCCCTTGTGGGTAA